Proteins from a genomic interval of Medicago truncatula cultivar Jemalong A17 chromosome 3, MtrunA17r5.0-ANR, whole genome shotgun sequence:
- the LOC120579617 gene encoding uncharacterized protein — translation MTYYLADGIYPSYPTFVKSIRLPQSEPDKLFAKHQESCRKDIERAFGVLQARFKIIREPARLWDIADLGIIMRSCIILHNMIVEDERDTYAQRWTDFEQSDGSGSSTPQPYSTEVLPTFANHVCAISELRDPNLFV, via the exons ATGACATACTATCTAGCTGATGGTATCTACCCTTCTTATCCAACTTTCGTCAAATCAATTAGACTTCCTCAAAGTGAACCTGATAAGTTATTCGCAAAACATCAGGAGAGCTGTCGGAAGGACATCGAACGTGCTTTTGGAgtgcttcaagctcgatttaaaaTCATTCGTGAACCAGCTCGCTTGTGGGACATAGCTGATTTAGGTATCATCATgaggtcatgcatcatattacataatatgattgttgaggatgaacgaGATACATATGCTCAACGTTGGACCGATTTTGAGCAATCTGATGGAAGTGGATCTAGTACACCGCAACCATACTCGACTGAGGTGTTACCcacttttgcaaatcatgtgTGTGCTATATCCGAGTTGCGTGATCCAAAT ctatTTGTGTAA
- the LOC120579618 gene encoding uncharacterized protein, which produces MGGNVDSGSSGSKRSYEDSVGSSARPMGRESAKKKGKKKSKDETLENVEKEWVQFKELKEQEIEQLKELTLVKQQKNKLLQEKTQAKKMKMYLKLSFEEHLDDRKKELLGKLERELFEN; this is translated from the coding sequence ATGGGAGGAAATGTTGACTCAGGAAGTAGTGGATCTAAGAGATCTTACGAGGACTCTGTAGGATCTAGTGCTCGTCCAATGGGTAGGGAGTcagctaaaaaaaaaggtaaaaagaaaagcaaggaCGAGACATTGGAGAATGTGGAAAAGGAATGGGTTCAATTCAAAGAATTAAAGGAGCAAgagattgaacaattgaaagagtTAACTTTGGTGAAACAACAGAAAAACAAGTTGCTGCAAGAAAAGACTCAagctaagaaaatgaaaatgtatctaAAGTTAAGTTTCGAAGAGCATCTCGATGACCGGAAGAAGGAGCTGTTGGGGAAGTTGGAGCGTGAgctgtttgaaaattaa
- the LOC11421676 gene encoding uncharacterized calcium-binding protein At1g02270 isoform X1 — translation MFMIIIDYCCIIYRGTLSLVGFIRRMRTGKWAKSMGRISRIGSFAIASSLNDTNPPQPCITCTTFNILAPIYKRINDEDPTCRESDYRAYWLARNHRILDWLLNEKSSIICLQEFWVGNEELVNLYEKRLGDAGYVSFKLGRTNNRGDGLLIAVQTEYFNIFNYKELHFNDIGDRVAQLLHVELVFPFSKWRNGEIRQEILIVNTHLLFPHDATLSLVRLKQVYKILQYVESYQNDFQLKPMPIMLCGLFLSDWNGSKRGHVYKFLRSQGFVSSYDTAHQYTDADADKWVSHRNHRGNICAVDFIWLLNPDKYRKLLKASWSEAVFGMFKDLLRRASLTESDAFAFLRADNEDCITYSGFCEALRQLNLIGHSHELNEEEIKELWVQADIDGNGVLDYKEFLQQIWISSGLDQRDDNKNKEQDDGSNDVQEQTIGFSVKNAVLFPPEVEKGRWPEDYSLSDHARLTVVFSPIRMPCSQMIC, via the exons atgtttatgatcATCATTGATTATTGTTGTATCATATATAGAGGGACGTTATCATTGGTGGGTTTTATACGTAGAATGAGAACGGGTAAGTGGGCAAAAAGCATGGGAAGGATTTCAAGGATTGGAAGTTTTGCAATTGCTTCTTCCTTAAACGATACTAATCCGCCACAACCTTGCATTACTTGCACCACTTTTAACATTCTTGCTCCTATTTACAAACGAATCAATGATGag GACCCAACTTGTCGAGAGAGTGACTATAGAGCATATTGGTTGGCAAGGAATCATAGGATATTGGATTGGCTTTTGAATGAAAAGTCTTCTATTATTTGTCTTCAG GAGTTTTGGGTAGGAAACGAAGAGCTTGTTAATTTGTATGAAAAGAGACTTGGAGATGCCGGTTATGTCAGTTTCAAACTTGGAAGGACTAACAACCGTGGAGATG GTCTTTTAATAGCAGTGCAAACGGAATACTTTAACATTTTCAATTATAAGGAGTTGCACTTCAACGATATTGGTGATCGTGTAGCTCAACTGTTACATGTTGAACTAGTCTTTCCATTTTCAAAATGGCGAAACGGTGAAATTAGGCAGGAAATTCTTATTGTTAACACCCACCTTCTATTTCCTCATGATGCAACACTATCTCTTGTACGATTGAAACAG GTCTATAAGATACTTCAATATGTAGAATCTTATCAAAATGATTTCCAACTCAAGCCAATGCCAATCATGCTATGCGG TTTATTTCTCAGTGACTGGAATGGAAGCAAGCGTGGACATGTTTACAAGTTCTTGAGGTCCCAGGGTTTTGTATCGTCTTACGATACTGCACATCAATACACTGATGCAGATGCTGACAAG TGGGTTAGTCATCGCAACCATCGGGGAAATATATGTGCTGTTGATTTTATTTGGCTTCTAAATCCTGACAAATATCGAAAATTACTAAAAGCCAGTTGGAGTGAAGCAGTATTTGGCATGTTCAAG GATCTATTGAGGCGAGCTTCACTGACAGAAAGTGATGCATTCGCATTTCTAAGGGCCGATAATGAAGATTGTATTACGTATTCTGGTTTCTGTGAAGCACTTCGACAG CTCAATTTAATTGGTCATTCTCATGAGTTGAATGAGGAAGAGATAAAGGAGTTGTGGGTCCAAGCTGACATAGATGGAAATGGTGTTCTTGACTATAAAGAATTTCTG CAGCAAATATGGATTTCAAGTGGTTTAGATCAAAGAGACGACAACAAGAATAAGGAGCAGGACGATGGTTCAAATGATGTTCAAGAACAAACAATTGGTTTTAGTGTAAAAAATGCAGTTTTGTTCCCTCCTGAGGTGGAGAAAGGTAGATGGCCGGAAGACTACTCCCTTTCTGATCATGCTCGACTTACTGTTGTGTTTTCACCGATAAGAATGCCGTGCTCCCAGATGATTTGCTGA
- the LOC11423667 gene encoding NAC domain-containing protein 62 — MGSLDCVPSVDDGMAVLSLNSLPLGFRFRPTDEELIDYYLRSKINGNGDEVWVIREIDVCKWEPWDMPDLSVVRNKDPEWFFFCPQDRKYPNGHRLNRATNHGYWKATGKDRKIKSGTILIGMKKTLVFYSGRAPKGKRTNWVMHEYRPTLKELDGTNPGQNPYVLCRLFKKNDESVEVSNYGEVEQTTSAPLAANYSPEEIQSDPAPITVSTSQVTEEDKQLAVIPDISEETISNVITSVDYHSDGYDAHDVQNQIAKLAAEDDQALNFDMYYNPKDGLLLDDRLFSPPLVHMPQEFHYQANNESDGRCGLQYGTNEINISDFLNYDLNWDQIPCEVSVSHQPNFPMLNVKDSGSGSNSDVEVANMTGMQAAYPHEAIDRRIPFATTPSFSHTFDYSGDDQKSNVVLLQNNFQTAFPSDVNNTGEVYNAVNGYEQPRTCNTIMSSESGIVRRARPTRDEQFKTNPMQGTAQRRIRLSKIEHVSCGMVKVKDESCTQEQHNSKPIIAVEKAAENHASDDESAICTNHACKQRKVPKSIANASKGLRNFLLLGRAPFRSKTSSNCALWSSVFVVSASVLVSLAAFTNIWGYLKF; from the exons atgggctctcttgattgtgttccaTCGGTCGATGATGGGATGGCGGTGTTGTCTTTGAATTCTCTTCCGTTAGGGTTTCGATTCCGACCTACCGACGAGGAACTTATCGATTACTACTTACGTTCGAAGATCAATGGGAATGGTGACGAGGTTTGGGTTATCCGAGAGATTGATGTCTGTAAATGGGAACCATGGGACATGCCtg ATTTGTCTGTGGTACGAAACAAGGATCCAGAGTGGTTCTTCTTCTGTCCTCAGGATCGTAAGTATCCAAATGGACATCGATTGAACAGAGCAACAAATCATGGATATTGGAAGGCAACAGGGAAGGATCGTAAaatcaaatctggaaccatctTGATTGGAATGAAGAAGACTTTAGTTTTCTATAGTGGTCGTGCACCTAAAGGAAAGAGGACTAACTGGGTTATGCACGAGTATCGTCCCACCCTCAAGGAGCTTGATGGCACCAACCCGGGACAG AATCCCTATGTCCTCTGTCGATTATTTAAGAAAAACGATGAGAGCGTTGAAGTTTCAAACTATGGTGAAGTGGAGCAAACTACTTCAGCTCCTTTGGCTGCTAATTACTCTCCAGAAGAAATACAATCTGATCCGGCTCCTATTACAGTATCCACATCACAGGTCACGGAAGAGGATAAGCAGCTGGCTGTTATCCCTGATATCTCTGAGGAAACCATATCTAATGTTATAACCTCGGTTGATTACCATAGCGATGGATATGATGCTCATGATGTCCAAAATCAAATTGCAAAACTAGCTGCAGAG GATGATCAGGCGTTGAACTTTGACATGTATTATAACCCGAAAGACGGTCTATTGTTAGATGACAGATTATTCTCCCCACCTCTGGTGCATATGCCACAAGAATTTCATTATCAAGCAAACAATGAATCAGACGGTCGATGTGGACTTCAGTATGGTACAAATGAGATAAATATTTCAGACTTTTTGAATTATGATCTTAACTGGGATCAAATTCCCTGTGAGGTGTCCGTTAGTCACCAGCCGAACTTCCCCATGTTAAATGTTAAGGACAGTGGTTCAGGAAGCAACTCGGATGTGGAAGTAGCCAATATGACT GGTATGCAAGCTGCTTATCCTCACGAGGCAATTGACAGAAGGATTCCTTTTGCGACAACACCGTCGTTTAGCCACACCTTTGATTACAGTGGTGATGATCAAAAGAGCAATGTTGTTTTATTACAAAACAATTTCCAGACGGCTTTCCCGTCGGATGTTAATAATACTGGTGAAGTGTACAATGCCGTCAATGGATATGAGCAACCAAGGACCTGTAATACAATTATGAGCAGTGAAAGTGGAATCGTAAGGAGGGCCCGGCCAACACGAGACGAACAATTTAAGACAAATCCGATGCAAGGTACTGCTCAAAGGAGAATTCGGTTGTCAAAGATTGAACATGTCTCATGTGGGATGGTTAAGGTTAAAGATGAGAGTTGTACACAAgaacaacataattcaaaacCGATTATTGCTGTG GAGAAAGCTGCGGAAAATCATGCTTCGGATGATGAAAGTGCTATTTGTACTAATCATGCATGTAAACAGAGGAAGGTTCCCAAGTCAATTGCAAATGCAAGCAAGgggttaagaaattttttattgctAGGAAGAGCACCTTTCAGATCAAAGACTTCCTCCAATTGTGCTCTGTGGTCTTCTGTTTTTGTAGTTTCTGCATCTGTGCTGGTTTCATTAGCAGCCTTTACTAACATATGGGGATatcttaaattttga
- the LOC11421676 gene encoding uncharacterized calcium-binding protein At1g02270 isoform X4, which yields MFMIIIDYCCIIYRGTLSLVGFIRRMRTGKWAKSMGRISRIGSFAIASSLNDTNPPQPCITCTTFNILAPIYKRINDEDPTCRESDYRAYWLARNHRILDWLLNEKSSIICLQEFWVGNEELVNLYEKRLGDAGYVSFKLGRTNNRGDGLLIAVQTEYFNIFNYKELHFNDIGDRVAQLLHVELVFPFSKWRNGEIRQEILIVNTHLLFPHDATLSLVRLKQVYKILQYVESYQNDFQLKPMPIMLCGDWNGSKRGHVYKFLRSQGFVSSYDTAHQYTDADADKWVSHRNHRGNICAVDFIWLLNPDKYRKLLKASWSEAVFGMFKDLLRRASLTESDAFAFLRADNEDCITYSGFCEALRQLNLIGHSHELNEEEIKELWVQADIDGNGVLDYKEFLQIWISSGLDQRDDNKNKEQDDGSNDVQEQTIGFSVKNAVLFPPEVEKGRWPEDYSLSDHARLTVVFSPIRMPCSQMIC from the exons atgtttatgatcATCATTGATTATTGTTGTATCATATATAGAGGGACGTTATCATTGGTGGGTTTTATACGTAGAATGAGAACGGGTAAGTGGGCAAAAAGCATGGGAAGGATTTCAAGGATTGGAAGTTTTGCAATTGCTTCTTCCTTAAACGATACTAATCCGCCACAACCTTGCATTACTTGCACCACTTTTAACATTCTTGCTCCTATTTACAAACGAATCAATGATGag GACCCAACTTGTCGAGAGAGTGACTATAGAGCATATTGGTTGGCAAGGAATCATAGGATATTGGATTGGCTTTTGAATGAAAAGTCTTCTATTATTTGTCTTCAG GAGTTTTGGGTAGGAAACGAAGAGCTTGTTAATTTGTATGAAAAGAGACTTGGAGATGCCGGTTATGTCAGTTTCAAACTTGGAAGGACTAACAACCGTGGAGATG GTCTTTTAATAGCAGTGCAAACGGAATACTTTAACATTTTCAATTATAAGGAGTTGCACTTCAACGATATTGGTGATCGTGTAGCTCAACTGTTACATGTTGAACTAGTCTTTCCATTTTCAAAATGGCGAAACGGTGAAATTAGGCAGGAAATTCTTATTGTTAACACCCACCTTCTATTTCCTCATGATGCAACACTATCTCTTGTACGATTGAAACAG GTCTATAAGATACTTCAATATGTAGAATCTTATCAAAATGATTTCCAACTCAAGCCAATGCCAATCATGCTATGCGG TGACTGGAATGGAAGCAAGCGTGGACATGTTTACAAGTTCTTGAGGTCCCAGGGTTTTGTATCGTCTTACGATACTGCACATCAATACACTGATGCAGATGCTGACAAG TGGGTTAGTCATCGCAACCATCGGGGAAATATATGTGCTGTTGATTTTATTTGGCTTCTAAATCCTGACAAATATCGAAAATTACTAAAAGCCAGTTGGAGTGAAGCAGTATTTGGCATGTTCAAG GATCTATTGAGGCGAGCTTCACTGACAGAAAGTGATGCATTCGCATTTCTAAGGGCCGATAATGAAGATTGTATTACGTATTCTGGTTTCTGTGAAGCACTTCGACAG CTCAATTTAATTGGTCATTCTCATGAGTTGAATGAGGAAGAGATAAAGGAGTTGTGGGTCCAAGCTGACATAGATGGAAATGGTGTTCTTGACTATAAAGAATTTCTG CAAATATGGATTTCAAGTGGTTTAGATCAAAGAGACGACAACAAGAATAAGGAGCAGGACGATGGTTCAAATGATGTTCAAGAACAAACAATTGGTTTTAGTGTAAAAAATGCAGTTTTGTTCCCTCCTGAGGTGGAGAAAGGTAGATGGCCGGAAGACTACTCCCTTTCTGATCATGCTCGACTTACTGTTGTGTTTTCACCGATAAGAATGCCGTGCTCCCAGATGATTTGCTGA
- the LOC112420252 gene encoding uncharacterized protein — translation MRMLAYGVAADAVDEYIKIGGTTTLECLRRFCKGIIRLYEEVYLRAPNQDDLQRILHVSEMRGFPGMIGSIDCMHWEWKNCPKAWEGQFTRGDKGTTTVILEAVASYDLWI, via the coding sequence ATGCGAATGTTAGCATATGGTGTGGCAGCAGATGCGGTCgatgaatacatcaaaataggaggTACGACAACATTGGAGTGCTTACGTAGATTCTGTAAAGGAATCATACGATTGTATGAGGAAGTGTACCTGAGAGCACCAAACCAAGATGACCTTCAAAGAATACTACATGTTAGTGAAATGCGGGGGTTCCCAGGGATGATCGGGAGCATTGACTGCATGCACTGGGAGtggaaaaattgtcctaaagcaTGGGAAGGTCAATTCACCAGGGGGGATAAGGGAACCACCACAGTTATTCTTGAAGCAGTTGCATCTTATGATCTATGGATCTGA
- the LOC11421676 gene encoding uncharacterized calcium-binding protein At1g02270 isoform X3 — protein sequence MFMIIIDYCCIIYRGTLSLVGFIRRMRTGKWAKSMGRISRIGSFAIASSLNDTNPPQPCITCTTFNILAPIYKRINDEDPTCRESDYRAYWLARNHRILDWLLNEKSSIICLQEFWVGNEELVNLYEKRLGDAGYVSFKLGRTNNRGDGLLIAVQTEYFNIFNYKELHFNDIGDRVAQLLHVELVFPFSKWRNGEIRQEILIVNTHLLFPHDATLSLVRLKQVYKILQYVESYQNDFQLKPMPIMLCGDWNGSKRGHVYKFLRSQGFVSSYDTAHQYTDADADKWVSHRNHRGNICAVDFIWLLNPDKYRKLLKASWSEAVFGMFKDLLRRASLTESDAFAFLRADNEDCITYSGFCEALRQLNLIGHSHELNEEEIKELWVQADIDGNGVLDYKEFLQQIWISSGLDQRDDNKNKEQDDGSNDVQEQTIGFSVKNAVLFPPEVEKGRWPEDYSLSDHARLTVVFSPIRMPCSQMIC from the exons atgtttatgatcATCATTGATTATTGTTGTATCATATATAGAGGGACGTTATCATTGGTGGGTTTTATACGTAGAATGAGAACGGGTAAGTGGGCAAAAAGCATGGGAAGGATTTCAAGGATTGGAAGTTTTGCAATTGCTTCTTCCTTAAACGATACTAATCCGCCACAACCTTGCATTACTTGCACCACTTTTAACATTCTTGCTCCTATTTACAAACGAATCAATGATGag GACCCAACTTGTCGAGAGAGTGACTATAGAGCATATTGGTTGGCAAGGAATCATAGGATATTGGATTGGCTTTTGAATGAAAAGTCTTCTATTATTTGTCTTCAG GAGTTTTGGGTAGGAAACGAAGAGCTTGTTAATTTGTATGAAAAGAGACTTGGAGATGCCGGTTATGTCAGTTTCAAACTTGGAAGGACTAACAACCGTGGAGATG GTCTTTTAATAGCAGTGCAAACGGAATACTTTAACATTTTCAATTATAAGGAGTTGCACTTCAACGATATTGGTGATCGTGTAGCTCAACTGTTACATGTTGAACTAGTCTTTCCATTTTCAAAATGGCGAAACGGTGAAATTAGGCAGGAAATTCTTATTGTTAACACCCACCTTCTATTTCCTCATGATGCAACACTATCTCTTGTACGATTGAAACAG GTCTATAAGATACTTCAATATGTAGAATCTTATCAAAATGATTTCCAACTCAAGCCAATGCCAATCATGCTATGCGG TGACTGGAATGGAAGCAAGCGTGGACATGTTTACAAGTTCTTGAGGTCCCAGGGTTTTGTATCGTCTTACGATACTGCACATCAATACACTGATGCAGATGCTGACAAG TGGGTTAGTCATCGCAACCATCGGGGAAATATATGTGCTGTTGATTTTATTTGGCTTCTAAATCCTGACAAATATCGAAAATTACTAAAAGCCAGTTGGAGTGAAGCAGTATTTGGCATGTTCAAG GATCTATTGAGGCGAGCTTCACTGACAGAAAGTGATGCATTCGCATTTCTAAGGGCCGATAATGAAGATTGTATTACGTATTCTGGTTTCTGTGAAGCACTTCGACAG CTCAATTTAATTGGTCATTCTCATGAGTTGAATGAGGAAGAGATAAAGGAGTTGTGGGTCCAAGCTGACATAGATGGAAATGGTGTTCTTGACTATAAAGAATTTCTG CAGCAAATATGGATTTCAAGTGGTTTAGATCAAAGAGACGACAACAAGAATAAGGAGCAGGACGATGGTTCAAATGATGTTCAAGAACAAACAATTGGTTTTAGTGTAAAAAATGCAGTTTTGTTCCCTCCTGAGGTGGAGAAAGGTAGATGGCCGGAAGACTACTCCCTTTCTGATCATGCTCGACTTACTGTTGTGTTTTCACCGATAAGAATGCCGTGCTCCCAGATGATTTGCTGA
- the LOC11425210 gene encoding sugar carrier protein C, translating into MSLGHDIIFNSGSLRRNSDDIIINSGSLRKNYSGKLTFRVFITCFTATFGGLIFGYDIGISGGVISMNPFLHKFFPHVYEQNVTTIKPSTNQYCRFDSQTLTLFTSSLYLAALVASLGASTVTRSFGRRLTMISGGVLFLAGAALNGFAQEVWMLILGRMLLGFGIGCAIQSVPIYVSEVAPYNYRGALNMMFQLAITIGIFVANILNFMFAKMKNGEGWRYSLSFASIPGIMFTLGAMFLPDSPSSLIERGQNDKAKQELINMRGTTDVDEEFQDLVVASDVSKTVKHPWVSLLKRQYRPHLTMAIAIPFFQQLTGMNVITFYAPVLFKTIGFSNTASLVSALIIGGCNALATLVSIATVDKFGRRTLFIEGGIQMFICQIVIAIAIACKFGVDGDPDTLSKWYAIVVVMCICVYVVGFAWSWGPLSWLVPSEIFPLEIRSAAQSINVSVNMICTFVIAQIFTTMLCYMKFGLFIFFAFFLFLMTAFIYKFLPETKEVPIEEMSIVWETHPYWGKFACVLLIPT; encoded by the exons ATGTCGTTGGGTCACGATATCATCTTTAATAGTGGATCTCTTCGAAGAAATAGTGACGATATCATCATCAATAGTGGATCTCTTCGAAAAAATTATTCTGGAAAGCTTACATTTAGAGTCTTCATCACTTGTTTTACCGCTACTTTTGGAGGTCTAATTTTCGGCTATGATATTGGCATCTCAG GTGGAGTTATATCTATGAATCCCTTTCTGCATAAATTCTTCCCACATGTCTATGAACAAAATGTCACTACTATAAAACCTTCTACCAACCAGTACTGCAGATTCGATAGCCAAACGTTAACATTGTTTACCTCCTCTTTGTATTTGGCTGCTCTTGTAGCATCACTTGGGGCATCCACAGTAACTCGATCGTTTGGAAGGCGTCTCACCATGATTTCTGGAGGTGTGCTTTTTCTTGCTGGTGCTGCCTTGAATGGTTTTGCTCAAGAGGTTTGGATGCTCATTCTTGGTCGCATGTTACTTGGGTTTGGAATAGGATGTGCTATTCag AGTGTGCCAATATACGTGTCTGAAGTTGCTCCATACAATTACAGAGGAGCTCTTAATATGATGTTTCAATTGGCAATCACTATAGGCATCTTTGTGGCTAATATCCTCAATTTCATGTTTGCGAAAATGAAGAACGGGGAGGGATGGCGCTACAGTTTGAGTTTTGCTTCTATCCCTGGAATAATGTTTACCTTAGGTGCAATGTTCCTTCCCGACTCACCGAGTTCTTTGATTGAGCGTGGTCAAAATGACAAAGCCAAACAAGAATTGATTAATATGCGTGGAACTACTGACGTTGATGAGGAGTTTCAAGATTTGGTTGTAGCTAGTGATGTTTCAAAAACTGTGAAACACCCTTGGGTCTCTTTGTTGAAGAGACAATATAGACCTCACCTCACAATGGCAATAGCCATTCCCTTCTTCCAGCAACTCACTGGCATGAATGTGATTACATTTTATGCCCCTGTTTTGTTTAAGACTATTGGCTTTAGTAACACTGCTTCTCTCGTGTCAGCCTTAATTATTGGAGGTTGTAATGCACTCGCCACTCTTGTTTCAATTGCTACTGTTGATAAATTTGGAAGAAGAACTCTTTTCATTGAAGGAGGTATTCAAATGTTCATTTGTCAG ATTGTTATAGCTATAGCTATTGCTTGTAAGTTTGGAGTTGATGGTGACCCAGACACTCTGTCAAAGTGGTATGCTATTGTGGTTGTCATGTGTATTTGTGTGTATGTTGTAGGATTTGCATGGTCTTGGGGTCCTCTAAGTTGGTTGGTGCCTAGTGAGATTTTTCCGCTTGAAATTCGTTCTGCTGCTCAAAGCATTAATGTCTCTGTTAACATGATTTGCACCTTTGTCATTGCTCAAATTTTCACTACAATGCTTTGTTACATGAAGTTTGGATTGTTTATCTTCTTcgccttttttctttttctgatgaCAGCATTTATTTACAAGTTCCTTCCGGAGACCAAGGAAGTTCCAATTGAAGAAATGTCAATTGTGTGGGAAACACACCCTTATTGGGGTAAATTTGCGTGTGTGCTATTGATACCAACCTAG
- the LOC11421676 gene encoding uncharacterized calcium-binding protein At1g02270 isoform X2, giving the protein MFMIIIDYCCIIYRGTLSLVGFIRRMRTGKWAKSMGRISRIGSFAIASSLNDTNPPQPCITCTTFNILAPIYKRINDEDPTCRESDYRAYWLARNHRILDWLLNEKSSIICLQEFWVGNEELVNLYEKRLGDAGYVSFKLGRTNNRGDGLLIAVQTEYFNIFNYKELHFNDIGDRVAQLLHVELVFPFSKWRNGEIRQEILIVNTHLLFPHDATLSLVRLKQVYKILQYVESYQNDFQLKPMPIMLCGLFLSDWNGSKRGHVYKFLRSQGFVSSYDTAHQYTDADADKWVSHRNHRGNICAVDFIWLLNPDKYRKLLKASWSEAVFGMFKDLLRRASLTESDAFAFLRADNEDCITYSGFCEALRQLNLIGHSHELNEEEIKELWVQADIDGNGVLDYKEFLQIWISSGLDQRDDNKNKEQDDGSNDVQEQTIGFSVKNAVLFPPEVEKGRWPEDYSLSDHARLTVVFSPIRMPCSQMIC; this is encoded by the exons atgtttatgatcATCATTGATTATTGTTGTATCATATATAGAGGGACGTTATCATTGGTGGGTTTTATACGTAGAATGAGAACGGGTAAGTGGGCAAAAAGCATGGGAAGGATTTCAAGGATTGGAAGTTTTGCAATTGCTTCTTCCTTAAACGATACTAATCCGCCACAACCTTGCATTACTTGCACCACTTTTAACATTCTTGCTCCTATTTACAAACGAATCAATGATGag GACCCAACTTGTCGAGAGAGTGACTATAGAGCATATTGGTTGGCAAGGAATCATAGGATATTGGATTGGCTTTTGAATGAAAAGTCTTCTATTATTTGTCTTCAG GAGTTTTGGGTAGGAAACGAAGAGCTTGTTAATTTGTATGAAAAGAGACTTGGAGATGCCGGTTATGTCAGTTTCAAACTTGGAAGGACTAACAACCGTGGAGATG GTCTTTTAATAGCAGTGCAAACGGAATACTTTAACATTTTCAATTATAAGGAGTTGCACTTCAACGATATTGGTGATCGTGTAGCTCAACTGTTACATGTTGAACTAGTCTTTCCATTTTCAAAATGGCGAAACGGTGAAATTAGGCAGGAAATTCTTATTGTTAACACCCACCTTCTATTTCCTCATGATGCAACACTATCTCTTGTACGATTGAAACAG GTCTATAAGATACTTCAATATGTAGAATCTTATCAAAATGATTTCCAACTCAAGCCAATGCCAATCATGCTATGCGG TTTATTTCTCAGTGACTGGAATGGAAGCAAGCGTGGACATGTTTACAAGTTCTTGAGGTCCCAGGGTTTTGTATCGTCTTACGATACTGCACATCAATACACTGATGCAGATGCTGACAAG TGGGTTAGTCATCGCAACCATCGGGGAAATATATGTGCTGTTGATTTTATTTGGCTTCTAAATCCTGACAAATATCGAAAATTACTAAAAGCCAGTTGGAGTGAAGCAGTATTTGGCATGTTCAAG GATCTATTGAGGCGAGCTTCACTGACAGAAAGTGATGCATTCGCATTTCTAAGGGCCGATAATGAAGATTGTATTACGTATTCTGGTTTCTGTGAAGCACTTCGACAG CTCAATTTAATTGGTCATTCTCATGAGTTGAATGAGGAAGAGATAAAGGAGTTGTGGGTCCAAGCTGACATAGATGGAAATGGTGTTCTTGACTATAAAGAATTTCTG CAAATATGGATTTCAAGTGGTTTAGATCAAAGAGACGACAACAAGAATAAGGAGCAGGACGATGGTTCAAATGATGTTCAAGAACAAACAATTGGTTTTAGTGTAAAAAATGCAGTTTTGTTCCCTCCTGAGGTGGAGAAAGGTAGATGGCCGGAAGACTACTCCCTTTCTGATCATGCTCGACTTACTGTTGTGTTTTCACCGATAAGAATGCCGTGCTCCCAGATGATTTGCTGA